A single Bacillus oleivorans DNA region contains:
- a CDS encoding 3-hydroxybutyrate dehydrogenase, with product MVENKVLFITGAASGIGYEIGVNFLKQGAKVVFSDVNEAKLKDVTEKLRQEGYDCQGIRCDVTNEEDLQKAINLTVEQYGTVDVLINNAGLQHVAMIEDFPTDKFEYLIKVMLVAPFMAIKHVFPIMKKQKFGRIINIASINGLIGFAGKAAYNSAKHGVIGLTKVAALEAADSGVTVNAICPGYVDTPLVRGQFEDLAKTRNITVEKVLDEVLYPLIPQKRLLAVQEIADYALFLASEKAKGVTGQAVVLDGGYTAQ from the coding sequence ATGGTTGAAAATAAAGTTTTATTTATCACAGGAGCAGCCAGCGGGATTGGCTATGAAATTGGCGTCAACTTTTTAAAGCAGGGAGCCAAAGTTGTTTTTTCAGATGTAAATGAAGCTAAGTTAAAAGATGTTACTGAGAAGCTCCGACAGGAAGGGTATGACTGCCAGGGGATCCGCTGTGATGTCACCAATGAAGAGGACCTGCAAAAGGCAATCAATCTTACGGTTGAACAATATGGAACGGTAGATGTATTGATTAACAATGCAGGGCTGCAGCATGTGGCAATGATTGAAGATTTTCCGACTGATAAATTTGAGTACTTAATTAAAGTTATGCTTGTTGCACCATTTATGGCGATTAAACACGTGTTTCCGATTATGAAAAAGCAGAAGTTTGGTCGTATTATCAACATTGCTTCTATCAATGGATTGATTGGGTTCGCCGGGAAAGCAGCTTACAATAGTGCGAAGCATGGAGTGATTGGGTTAACGAAGGTTGCGGCGCTGGAAGCAGCCGATTCAGGCGTAACCGTTAATGCGATCTGCCCTGGTTATGTGGATACGCCGCTTGTGCGCGGTCAGTTTGAAGACTTAGCAAAAACAAGAAATATAACGGTTGAGAAGGTTTTGGATGAGGTTTTATATCCGTTAATTCCACAAAAGCGTTTGCTGGCTGTTCAGGAAATTGCGGATTATGCTTTGTTCTTAGCCAGTGAAAAAGCAAAAGGGGTCACGGGTCAGGCGGTTGTGCTTGACGGCGGTTATACAGCTCAATAA
- a CDS encoding GntP family permease, translating into MLGIILGLAVLMFLAYRGWSIIWIAPISAGVVALTGGLDLLDAYKGTYMEGFVGFAKAWFPVFMLGAVFGKLMEDTGMAKSVAVVLSKLMGKKRAILGVLISCAVLTYGGVSLFVVVFAVYPLAIGLFREANISRKLIPGTVALGAFTFTMTAVPGTPQIQNLIPMQYFETSPTAAPIMGVGGYFYLRWREKVMTAKGEVFTEPEGKKIVENTGDTPNFILSLLPLIVVLVTLNILEWDIIIALLSGILLILIFNFQKFKSFVKAINAGAIGSVTAIINTSAAVGFGSVVKAVPGFETLTNMLLNIKGNPLISEAIAVNLLAGATGSASGGMGIALEALGDKYYQIAMQTGISPEAFHRVASLASGGLDTLPHNGAVLTLLTITGMSHKDSYKDIFVVSLLIPIVSVIIAILLAAMGIY; encoded by the coding sequence ATGCTTGGGATTATCTTAGGATTAGCCGTCCTGATGTTCTTGGCCTATCGCGGCTGGTCGATTATCTGGATTGCGCCGATTTCAGCAGGAGTCGTGGCATTAACGGGCGGACTGGATTTATTGGATGCCTATAAAGGAACCTACATGGAAGGGTTTGTCGGGTTTGCGAAGGCATGGTTTCCGGTCTTCATGTTAGGGGCGGTTTTCGGAAAACTTATGGAAGATACGGGAATGGCGAAATCGGTAGCGGTTGTGTTATCGAAATTAATGGGGAAAAAACGGGCCATTCTTGGGGTTTTAATTTCTTGTGCTGTTTTAACATATGGTGGTGTCAGCCTATTTGTAGTGGTGTTCGCCGTTTATCCGCTTGCGATCGGGCTGTTCCGGGAAGCGAATATTAGCCGTAAGCTCATACCGGGTACGGTTGCGCTCGGGGCGTTTACCTTTACAATGACTGCGGTGCCGGGTACACCACAAATCCAGAACTTAATTCCGATGCAATATTTCGAGACTTCACCAACCGCTGCCCCGATTATGGGGGTAGGCGGATACTTCTATTTGCGCTGGCGCGAGAAGGTGATGACAGCTAAGGGTGAGGTTTTTACAGAGCCTGAGGGTAAAAAAATTGTAGAAAATACTGGAGATACACCAAACTTTATTCTGTCGCTCCTTCCTTTAATCGTTGTACTAGTTACATTAAATATTTTGGAATGGGATATCATTATTGCCTTATTATCTGGTATTCTTTTAATCTTAATTTTTAATTTTCAGAAGTTCAAATCGTTCGTTAAAGCGATTAATGCTGGAGCCATTGGTTCGGTTACAGCGATTATTAACACAAGTGCAGCTGTCGGGTTTGGGTCGGTTGTAAAGGCCGTTCCTGGATTTGAGACGTTAACGAATATGTTGCTTAATATTAAAGGGAATCCGTTGATTTCAGAGGCGATTGCGGTTAATTTGCTCGCGGGTGCGACGGGATCGGCTTCTGGAGGAATGGGGATTGCCTTGGAAGCTTTAGGGGATAAATACTACCAAATTGCGATGCAAACCGGTATTTCGCCGGAAGCCTTCCATAGGGTAGCTTCACTTGCTTCAGGTGGTTTAGACACCTTGCCGCATAATGGTGCGGTTCTAACGTTACTTACAATTACTGGCATGTCTCATAAGGACAGTTATAAGGATATTTTTGTAGTTTCCTTGCTGATTCCGATTGTTTCTGTGATTATTGCGATCTTGTTGGCGGCAATGGGGATTTATTAA
- a CDS encoding ArsR/SmtB family transcription factor — MEKLLSALAEPNRLHIIELLRDGPCTVGEIADLLQLRQPQVSKHLRVLSEAGLVEVQPIANKRIYQLRSQPFRELDAWLESYRQIWEKRLDRLDDYLYKLQENEHRDKKE; from the coding sequence ATGGAAAAATTATTGAGTGCGCTTGCAGAACCTAATCGTTTACACATCATTGAATTGTTGCGAGACGGGCCTTGTACAGTTGGTGAAATAGCCGATCTTCTTCAGCTCCGTCAGCCTCAAGTTTCCAAGCATCTCCGTGTACTTAGTGAAGCTGGGCTCGTGGAGGTGCAGCCAATCGCAAACAAACGGATCTATCAGCTAAGGTCCCAACCCTTCAGAGAATTAGATGCTTGGCTCGAGTCTTACCGCCAAATCTGGGAAAAAAGATTGGACCGTTTGGACGATTATCTGTACAAATTGCAGGAAAATGAACACCGTGACAAGAAGGAATAA
- a CDS encoding SRPBCC family protein, translated as MSENKTSNLTVQVEGRDLIMERVFDAPRDLLFKVYSEPEHLENWWGPQGWQTKNKKFEFKPGGVWHYCMTCMDRNQGEFYGQESWGKGTYQEIIEPEKIVYIDQFSDEEGNVPENMPEMLISLTFVEQGAKTKLIIRTQFASAEELQKVLDMGVVQGFESQIERLDELLKEIQAA; from the coding sequence ATGTCAGAAAACAAAACTAGTAACTTGACAGTTCAGGTAGAAGGTCGAGATCTCATTATGGAGCGTGTTTTCGATGCACCACGCGATCTCTTATTTAAAGTTTATTCAGAGCCAGAACATTTGGAAAACTGGTGGGGCCCACAAGGATGGCAAACCAAAAACAAAAAATTTGAATTTAAGCCAGGTGGAGTATGGCATTATTGCATGACGTGCATGGATCGAAACCAAGGGGAATTTTATGGTCAAGAATCTTGGGGGAAGGGAACCTATCAAGAAATTATTGAACCAGAAAAAATTGTCTACATCGATCAATTTTCAGATGAGGAAGGCAACGTGCCTGAAAACATGCCAGAAATGTTGATTTCTTTAACTTTCGTTGAACAAGGAGCAAAGACAAAACTCATTATACGAACTCAATTTGCTTCCGCAGAGGAACTTCAAAAAGTACTGGATATGGGAGTTGTTCAAGGATTTGAGTCACAAATCGAGCGCCTTGACGAACTGTTAAAAGAGATACAAGCCGCATAA
- the ytxJ gene encoding bacillithiol system redox-active protein YtxJ, whose amino-acid sequence MAVKQLTSIEELNNFVGQPGKHLLFKHSTTCPISAKAHEEFQSYVAENEASAAIVHVIEDRPVSNQIAEDFSIKHESPQIFLIEDGEVKWNTSHWKITKDAIKEAIGA is encoded by the coding sequence ATGGCGGTTAAGCAATTGACATCAATTGAAGAATTAAATAATTTTGTGGGACAACCTGGAAAGCATTTGCTTTTTAAACATAGTACCACTTGCCCAATTAGTGCGAAAGCACATGAGGAATTCCAATCTTATGTGGCTGAAAATGAGGCTTCAGCAGCAATCGTACATGTAATTGAAGATCGCCCTGTTTCTAATCAAATTGCAGAAGACTTTAGCATTAAACACGAGTCTCCGCAGATTTTCCTGATTGAAGACGGAGAAGTTAAATGGAATACGTCTCACTGGAAGATTACAAAGGATGCAATCAAGGAGGCTATCGGGGCATGA
- a CDS encoding glutaredoxin family protein: MSKQVIVYSTEGCIECGFVKQMLTEEGIPFEVRDVMKSEEYQKEVEKFGFMGVPVTVVGDKAVKGLTPELRELIATVK, from the coding sequence ATGAGCAAACAAGTGATTGTCTATTCGACTGAAGGCTGCATTGAATGTGGCTTTGTGAAACAAATGCTGACAGAAGAAGGCATCCCTTTCGAAGTCCGCGATGTCATGAAAAGTGAGGAGTACCAAAAAGAAGTAGAAAAATTTGGCTTCATGGGTGTTCCTGTAACTGTAGTCGGTGACAAAGCAGTAAAAGGACTTACTCCCGAGTTGAGAGAGTTAATTGCGACAGTGAAATAA
- the yidC gene encoding membrane protein insertase YidC has translation MKFIKKIFLLALFVLSPVLLTACQQSSTNETGFFQQFLVNPFIEAIHWIAAVFGDNYGIAIITITIIIKLILMPLMLKQYKNQQQMKIKMEQLKPEMEEIQKKIRETKSKEEQQKLQQEMFALYRKHGVNPLNMGCLPILIQMPILLGLYYAIRGSHEIATHSFLWFSLGQPDLLITAIAGIVYYLQFKVSLINLTEEQRKQMKLMGLISPIMIVVISLNAPAALPLYWAVGGLFLIIQSWIGKRLYPQTTTGQVESINS, from the coding sequence TTGAAATTCATCAAAAAGATTTTTTTGTTAGCCTTATTTGTTCTGAGTCCTGTGCTACTCACCGCATGTCAGCAATCAAGCACCAATGAGACTGGATTCTTTCAGCAGTTTCTCGTCAATCCTTTTATTGAGGCGATTCACTGGATAGCAGCTGTTTTTGGTGATAATTATGGCATCGCCATTATCACGATCACCATTATCATAAAGCTTATCTTAATGCCGCTCATGCTGAAGCAATATAAAAATCAACAGCAAATGAAAATAAAAATGGAACAATTAAAGCCTGAGATGGAAGAAATTCAAAAGAAGATCAGGGAGACGAAAAGTAAAGAAGAGCAACAAAAACTACAGCAGGAAATGTTCGCTTTATATAGAAAGCACGGGGTAAATCCATTAAATATGGGTTGTTTGCCAATATTAATTCAAATGCCGATCCTGCTCGGACTGTACTACGCAATCCGCGGTTCCCACGAAATTGCGACTCATTCATTTTTGTGGTTCAGTCTCGGACAGCCTGACCTTTTGATTACAGCCATTGCGGGAATTGTTTACTATTTACAATTTAAGGTGAGCCTCATCAATTTGACAGAAGAGCAACGCAAGCAAATGAAGCTTATGGGACTGATTTCACCAATCATGATTGTGGTCATTTCCTTAAACGCACCAGCAGCCCTTCCCTTATATTGGGCGGTCGGCGGACTTTTTCTAATCATTCAATCATGGATAGGAAAAAGACTTTATCCGCAGACAACAACGGGTCAAGTTGAATCAATAAATAGCTAA
- a CDS encoding YhdT family protein, which yields MKDQEEFIEDKRFAQCTKEMWATIGLFVINILLVGGVSLLIGFNKTADSMSYILGFPAWFFWGGIIGTLIFCILPYFMIKYFYKDISIEAEDEG from the coding sequence TTGAAAGATCAGGAGGAGTTCATAGAGGACAAAAGGTTTGCTCAGTGTACAAAAGAAATGTGGGCGACGATTGGGTTATTTGTGATTAATATTTTGTTAGTTGGAGGAGTTTCTTTATTAATCGGTTTTAATAAAACGGCAGATTCTATGAGTTATATTTTGGGATTTCCTGCGTGGTTCTTTTGGGGAGGCATTATCGGGACTTTGATTTTTTGTATCCTTCCTTATTTCATGATTAAGTATTTTTACAAAGACATTTCAATTGAAGCTGAGGATGAAGGGTAG
- the panF gene encoding sodium/pantothenate symporter has translation MRWDVLIPIFLALIATFAIGLVLHRHMKVKNANFQEDYFIGGRSLGPFVLTFTILASAASAGTFIGSPGVAYSSGFSWILILLTQVGMGVYILGILGKKFAIVARKINAVTLTDFFKERYQSKTVVLGSSIGIIIFISAYMVAQFVGGARILESITGLPYKTGLIIFGLAVVLYTVYGGFRAVAITDAIQGVIMILGGVLLWIFFLVKTEGFSGLIGQIAAEHPELVELPGPSGTTPLMLFSYFMLFGIAAIGLPHASVRGMTFKNTESMHKSIIYSGFIMALFSIFFATLGPFVRVLYPEISTPDMALPTLILDIMPGWVAGLVLSAPLAAIMSTVNSMLLVTSSSVVKDIYLNYINPRASERKIAKLSYFSTLIIGVGVVLFALTPPDYLQFLVIYAIGGLEATFFAPIVFGLYWKRANRWGAIVSMYSGLISYIILGEFFPNPFGMQTIVTATAFSIFMMIVFSYLTPRPSHQIINNFWGSQKSNASNLKHHSIG, from the coding sequence ATGAGATGGGATGTATTGATACCAATATTTCTTGCTCTGATTGCTACATTTGCAATAGGACTTGTATTACATAGACATATGAAGGTAAAAAATGCAAATTTCCAAGAGGACTACTTTATTGGGGGACGGTCACTTGGCCCGTTTGTATTGACATTTACTATTCTCGCTTCAGCTGCAAGTGCAGGGACATTTATTGGTTCACCAGGAGTTGCCTATAGTTCCGGTTTCAGTTGGATCTTAATTTTACTGACTCAAGTCGGTATGGGGGTCTATATCCTAGGGATTCTTGGGAAAAAATTTGCCATCGTTGCGAGAAAGATTAATGCGGTGACATTAACTGATTTTTTTAAGGAAAGATATCAAAGTAAAACGGTCGTACTGGGAAGTTCGATAGGGATTATTATCTTCATTAGCGCCTATATGGTGGCTCAATTTGTAGGGGGAGCGAGAATCTTAGAATCGATAACGGGATTGCCTTATAAAACAGGATTAATAATTTTTGGGCTAGCGGTTGTCCTATACACAGTCTATGGCGGTTTTAGAGCGGTTGCAATAACTGATGCCATTCAAGGAGTTATTATGATTTTGGGCGGGGTATTGCTTTGGATTTTCTTCTTAGTTAAAACAGAGGGCTTTAGTGGTCTCATCGGACAAATAGCTGCGGAACATCCTGAATTGGTTGAATTACCTGGACCCTCTGGAACAACACCATTAATGCTTTTTTCCTATTTTATGCTGTTTGGTATTGCAGCAATCGGTTTGCCTCATGCTTCAGTCAGGGGGATGACCTTTAAAAATACGGAGTCCATGCATAAGTCTATTATCTATAGCGGTTTTATTATGGCGCTATTTTCGATTTTCTTTGCAACCCTTGGTCCATTTGTCAGGGTGCTTTATCCGGAAATTTCTACACCAGATATGGCTTTGCCTACTCTCATCTTAGATATAATGCCTGGCTGGGTGGCGGGACTTGTATTATCAGCTCCGCTGGCTGCAATCATGTCAACAGTGAATTCCATGCTCCTTGTTACTAGCTCCTCAGTTGTTAAAGATATTTACTTAAATTATATCAACCCTAGAGCAAGTGAAAGGAAGATAGCAAAACTATCCTACTTTTCAACACTAATTATTGGAGTAGGTGTTGTTTTATTCGCCTTGACACCTCCGGATTATTTGCAATTTCTTGTAATTTATGCGATTGGCGGCCTAGAAGCTACATTCTTTGCTCCGATTGTCTTTGGTCTTTACTGGAAGAGAGCAAATAGATGGGGAGCAATTGTTTCCATGTATTCAGGCTTAATTAGCTATATCATTCTTGGTGAGTTTTTCCCGAATCCTTTCGGAATGCAAACTATTGTAACAGCAACTGCATTTTCCATTTTCATGATGATTGTATTCAGCTATTTAACTCCACGACCTTCACATCAAATTATCAATAATTTCTGGGGCAGCCAGAAAAGTAATGCCTCTAATCTTAAACATCATTCCATTGGATAA